The proteins below come from a single Fusarium verticillioides 7600 chromosome 3, whole genome shotgun sequence genomic window:
- a CDS encoding NADH dehydrogenase: MGVNWRVLLPLRLKRPEWPRSISSPVTTLTNMSFLSGPKERIVVLGSGWAGYALAKTISPSQASRILISPRSHFVFTPLIASTAVGTLEFRAAVEPCRKLGLTEFHQAWASDIDFVNKNITVEANQRDGVTARSGKDLLKGLEFQVPYDKLVVAVGCYSQTFGVVGVKEHACFLRDATDARTVRLKVLQKFEQASLPSTSAAQRKRLLHFAVVGGGPTGIEYAAELHDLIHEDLSKLYPELMPHVAITIYDIAPKVLPMFDRNLAAYATNIFSRAGIKVKTEHHLEGIRRDDDVLLMRIKEEPQEVAAGVVVWSTGLMQNPLVGNLVGREVEGMGKIAKNCKTGGFAVDSHLRVQVEAQDSNGKQITKTLPDVYAIGDCANIQGESLPATAQVASQQATYLGKRFNAGTSSQGPPTAPFHFRNWGTMAYLGGWRAIHQKGTDELKGRAAWILWRTAYLTKSMSLKNKLMIPFYWLVTWIFGRDISRF, from the coding sequence ATGGGGGTCAATTGGCGTGTGCTTTTGCCTCTGCGCCTTAAGAGACCTGAATGGCCTCggagcatctcatctcctGTCACCACCCTAACTAACATGAGTTTTCTCTCAGGACCGAAGGAGCGCATCGTCGTTCTAGGCTCGGGCTGGGCTGGATACGCTCTGGCAAAAACAATATCTCCCTCTCAAGCCTCTCGgattctcatctcacctcGCTCTCACTTCGTCTTCACTCCCCTTATCGCCTCAACCGCTGTTGGTACTCTCGAGTTCCGTGCTGCTGTTGAACCCTGTCGTAAACTCGGTCTTACAGAGTTCCAccaggcttgggcttctgatattgactttgtcaacaagaacattACCGTTGAAGCTAACCAGCGTGATGGAGTCACAGCCCGCTCGGGCAAGGATCTGTTGAAGGGCCTCGAATTCCAGGTCCCGTATGATAAGCTTGTAGTGGCTGTCGGGTGCTACAGTCAGACTTTTGGTGTTGTGGGTGTCAAGGAGCATGCATGTTTTCTGAGAGATGCCACAGATGCTCGAACAGTGCGTCTAAAAGTGCTGCAGAAGTTCGAGCAGGCTTCTCTGCCTAGTACGAGCGCGGCTCAGAGGAAGCGACTACTTCATTTTGCTGTTGTAGGTGGCGGCCCTACAGGTATCGAATACGCGGCTGAGCTTCACGATCTTATACACGAAGACTTATCCAAGCTGTATCCCGAACTGATGCCTCACGTTGCCATCACCATCTACGACATTGCACCAAAGGTTCTCCCTATGTTTGATCGCAATCTGGCCGCATACGCCACAAACATCTTCAGCCGTGCAGGCATTAAAGTCAAGACCGAGCATCACCTTGAGGGCATTCGACGAGACGACGATGTTCTCCTGATGCGTATCAAGGAGGAACCTCAAGAAGTCGCAGCAGGCGTTGTCGTCTGGAGCACGGGTCTCATGCAGAACCCTCTGGTAGGCAACTTAGTTGGGCGAGAGGTGGAGGGAATGGGAAAGATCGCAAAGAACTGCAAAACAGGCGGCTTCGCTGTTGATTCTCACCTTCGTGTCCAGGtcgaagcccaagactcCAACGGCAAACAAATCACAAAGACACTCCCGGACGTCTACGCAATTGGTGACTGCGCCAATATCCAAGGCGAATCACTTCCTGCCACTGCACAAGTTGCAAGTCAACAGGCTACATATCTCGGCAAGAGATTCAACGCTGGGACGTCCTCTCAGGGGCCTCCAACTGCTCCCTTTCACTTCCGCAACTGGGGTACAATGGCGTACCTTGGGGGTTGGAGGGCCATTCATCAGAAGGGTACTGATGAGCTCAAAGGTCGAGCCGCGTGGATTCTGTGGCGGACGGCGTATTTGACCAAGAGTATGAGTCTAAAGAATAAGCTCATGATTCCGTTCTACTGGTTGGTTACATGGATTTTTGGTCGAGATATCTCGAGGTTCTAG
- a CDS encoding NADH dehydrogenase, with amino-acid sequence MIGLGLGRRGAEQRLLVKLGRVTCKRLASTVTQEGPKERIVVLGSGWAGYALAKTISPSQASRILISPRSHFVFTPLIASTAVGTLEFRAAVEPCRKLGLTEFHQAWASDIDFVNKNITVEANQRDGVTARSGKDLLKGLEFQVPYDKLVVAVGCYSQTFGVVGVKEHACFLRDATDARTVRLKVLQKFEQASLPSTSAAQRKRLLHFAVVGGGPTGIEYAAELHDLIHEDLSKLYPELMPHVAITIYDIAPKVLPMFDRNLAAYATNIFSRAGIKVKTEHHLEGIRRDDDVLLMRIKEEPQEVAAGVVVWSTGLMQNPLVGNLVGREVEGMGKIAKNCKTGGFAVDSHLRVQVEAQDSNGKQITKTLPDVYAIGDCANIQGESLPATAQVASQQATYLGKRFNAGTSSQGPPTAPFHFRNWGTMAYLGGWRAIHQKGTDELKGRAAWILWRTAYLTKSMSLKNKLMIPFYWLVTWIFGRDISRF; translated from the exons ATGATCGGACTTGGTCTGGGGCGTAGGGGGGCGGAACAGCgtttgttggtgaagttgggaCGAGTCACTTGCAAGAGACTGGCCAGTACAGTGACTCAAGAAG GACCGAAGGAGCGCATCGTCGTTCTAGGCTCGGGCTGGGCTGGATACGCTCTGGCAAAAACAATATCTCCCTCTCAAGCCTCTCGgattctcatctcacctcGCTCTCACTTCGTCTTCACTCCCCTTATCGCCTCAACCGCTGTTGGTACTCTCGAGTTCCGTGCTGCTGTTGAACCCTGTCGTAAACTCGGTCTTACAGAGTTCCAccaggcttgggcttctgatattgactttgtcaacaagaacattACCGTTGAAGCTAACCAGCGTGATGGAGTCACAGCCCGCTCGGGCAAGGATCTGTTGAAGGGCCTCGAATTCCAGGTCCCGTATGATAAGCTTGTAGTGGCTGTCGGGTGCTACAGTCAGACTTTTGGTGTTGTGGGTGTCAAGGAGCATGCATGTTTTCTGAGAGATGCCACAGATGCTCGAACAGTGCGTCTAAAAGTGCTGCAGAAGTTCGAGCAGGCTTCTCTGCCTAGTACGAGCGCGGCTCAGAGGAAGCGACTACTTCATTTTGCTGTTGTAGGTGGCGGCCCTACAGGTATCGAATACGCGGCTGAGCTTCACGATCTTATACACGAAGACTTATCCAAGCTGTATCCCGAACTGATGCCTCACGTTGCCATCACCATCTACGACATTGCACCAAAGGTTCTCCCTATGTTTGATCGCAATCTGGCCGCATACGCCACAAACATCTTCAGCCGTGCAGGCATTAAAGTCAAGACCGAGCATCACCTTGAGGGCATTCGACGAGACGACGATGTTCTCCTGATGCGTATCAAGGAGGAACCTCAAGAAGTCGCAGCAGGCGTTGTCGTCTGGAGCACGGGTCTCATGCAGAACCCTCTGGTAGGCAACTTAGTTGGGCGAGAGGTGGAGGGAATGGGAAAGATCGCAAAGAACTGCAAAACAGGCGGCTTCGCTGTTGATTCTCACCTTCGTGTCCAGGtcgaagcccaagactcCAACGGCAAACAAATCACAAAGACACTCCCGGACGTCTACGCAATTGGTGACTGCGCCAATATCCAAGGCGAATCACTTCCTGCCACTGCACAAGTTGCAAGTCAACAGGCTACATATCTCGGCAAGAGATTCAACGCTGGGACGTCCTCTCAGGGGCCTCCAACTGCTCCCTTTCACTTCCGCAACTGGGGTACAATGGCGTACCTTGGGGGTTGGAGGGCCATTCATCAGAAGGGTACTGATGAGCTCAAAGGTCGAGCCGCGTGGATTCTGTGGCGGACGGCGTATTTGACCAAGAGTATGAGTCTAAAGAATAAGCTCATGATTCCGTTCTACTGGTTGGTTACATGGATTTTTGGTCGAGATATCTCGAGGTTCTAG
- a CDS encoding 5-aminolevulinate synthase, mitochondrial: MDAVLRQSKAMCPFMKTATPATLRALSTSTRALPAPASPCGGTMSKLQLLGQRCPVMGKAMAVQTAKSRASGSVRAFSGHSKTGKAKIHTTRNKEARAVDRPLFDGRDNAPAPPSVHATRKPTSTSPTAAAAAAGFHSPGKFDYEGFYNAELEKKHKDKSYRYFNNINRLAKEFPRAHMSDKEDRVTVWCANDYLGMGRNPHVLRKMHETLEEYGAGAGGTRNISGHNRHAVELESTLAKLHAKEGALVFSSCYVANDATLATLGSKMPDCVILSDSLNHASMIQGIRHSGTKKIVFKHNDVQDLEAKLASLPLHVPKIIAFESVYSMCGSIGPIEEICDLAEKYGAITFLDEVHAVGMYGPHGAGVAEHLDWEAHANGAPRGTIMDRIDIITGTLGKAYGCVGGYIAGSAKFIDMIRSLAPGFIFTTSLPPATMAGAQASIEYQMDYDGDRRLQQLHTRAVKEAMNARDIPVIPNPSHIVPILVGNAETAKEASDMLLNDYGIYVQAINYPTVPVGQERLRVTPTPGHIKEYRDQLVEAIDEIWTRLDIKRTSDWAAEGGFIGVGEQGNVQEPLWTDKQLNIEQATKDIKATGQAVNSVTEALLELEIKQTSQAATAA; this comes from the exons ATGGATGCCGTCCTTCGTCAGTCCAAGGCCATGTGCCCTTTTATGAAGACGGCCACGCCTGCCACTCTGCGTGCCCTGTCCACCTCGACTCGTGCCCTTCCGGCTCCCGCCTCTCCATGCGGCGGCACCATGTCaaagcttcagctgcttggCCAGCGATGCCCTGTCATGGGAAAGGCCATGGCCGTTCAGACCGCCAAGAGTCGCGCTTCTGGTTCTGTTCGTGCTTTCTCTGGCCACTCTAAGACTGGTAAGGCCAAGATTCACACTACCCGCAATAAAGAGGCTCGCGCTGTCGACCGCCCGCTCTTTGATGGCCGTGACAATG CTCCCGCGCCTCCTAGTGTTCACGCAACCCGAAAGCCTACTTCTACTTCTCCGAccgctgctgccgctgccgccggCTTCCACTCTCCTGGTAAATTCGATTACGAAGGCTTCTACAATgccgagctcgagaagaagcacaaggaCAAATCATACCGCTatttcaacaacatcaaccgTTTGGCCAAAGAGTTTCCCCGTGCGCATATGTCTGACAAGGAGGATCGAGTAACTGTATGGTGCGCCAACGATTATCTAGGAATGGGCCGCAACCCTCATGTCCTCCGAAAGATGCATGAAACATTGGAGGAGTAtggcgctggcgctggtggaACTCGAAACATCTCTGGCCATAACAGGCACGCCGTTGAGCTCGAGAGTACCTTGGCAAAGCTGCACGCTAAGGAGGGTGCTCTTGTCTTCAGTTCCTGCTATGTCGCCAATGATGCGACTCTCGCCACGCTCGGCAGCAAGATGCCCGATTGTGTCATTCTCTCCGACAGCCTGAATCACGCATCCATGATTCAGGGTATTCGCCATTCCggcaccaagaagattgttTTCAAGCATAACGATGTGCAAGATCTCGAGGCTAAGCTGGCATCCCTTCCTCTGCATGTGCCCAAGATCATCGCCTTCGAGTCAGTCTATAGTATGTGCGGCTCTATTGGTCCTATCGAGGAGATCTGTGATCTCGCCGAAAAGTACGGTGCCATTACTTTTCTCGATGAGGTACATGCCGTCGGTATGTACGGACCTCACGGTGCTGGTGTCGCTGAGCACCTTGACTGGGAGGCACACGCCAATGGCGCCCCTCGCGGGACCATCATGGACCGAATTGACATTATTACTGGCACTCTGGGCAAAGCTTATGGTTGCGTCGGTGGCTACATCGCAGGCAGCGCCAAATTCATTGATATGATCCGGTCATTGGCCCCTGGCTTCATTTTCACTACTTCTCTCCCCCCTGCCACAATGGCCGGTGCTCAGGCTTCCATCGAGTACCAGATGGACTATGATGGTGATCGACGACTCCAGCAGCTACACACTCGCGCTGTCAAGGAAGCTATGAATGCTCGAGACATTCCCGTCATCCCCAATCCTTCTCACATTGTACCTATCCTTGTTGGCAACGCCGAGACCGCAAAGGAGGCCTCCGACATGCTCCTCAATGACTACGGAATCTACGTCCAGGCTATCAATTACCCGACGGTCCCTGTTGGCCAGGAGCGGCTCCGCGTAACCCCAACTCCCGGACACATCAAGGAGTACCGTGAccagcttgttgaggctATCGATGAGATCTGGACTCGTCTCGATATCAAGCGAACCTCTGATTGGGCTGCTGAGGGTGGCTTCATTGGTGTTGGCGAGCAGGGCAATGTACAGGAGCCTCTGTGGACTGATAAGCAGCTCAACATCGAGCAGGCTACCAAGGATATTAAAGCTACCGGTCAAGCTGTCAACAGCGTTACCgaagctcttcttgagcttgagatcaagCAGACCTCTCAGGCCGCTACTGCTGCTTAA